In Leptidea sinapis chromosome 40, ilLepSina1.1, whole genome shotgun sequence, one DNA window encodes the following:
- the LOC126976438 gene encoding activator of basal transcription 1-like: MMDNVMERVPENGSHLESHGETSMDSTHDSHDKFAKHKKTRKRGIIFLSTIPPYMNVAKIREIFSEFGEVGRVYLQSSAKPGEKRKRVPNQFTEGWVEFQKKKVAKAVAANLNNTKIGTRKRSRYYDMIWNIKYIPRFKWIHLSERLAYEKAAMKQRLRAEISQAKREAHYLQTNVEKSKKLKKKKVVLSNT; this comes from the exons ATGATGGATAATGTTATGGAACGGGTGCCCGAAAACGGTTCACACTTAGAAAGCCATGGCGAAACTAGCATGGATAGTACACATGACTCGCATGACAAGTTTGCAAAACACAAGAAAACACGAAAACGAggaattatatttttgtcaaCAATACCACCGTATATGAATGTTGCAAAAATCCGCGAGATTTTTAGCGAATTTGGTGAAGTAGGTCGTGTTTATTTACAATCCAGTGCAA AACCTGGCGAAAAACGTAAGCGTGTCCCAAACCAGTTTACTGAAGGCTGggttgaatttcaaaaaaagaaggtTGCTAAAGCTGTTGCAGCCAatcttaataataccaaaatagGCACACGAAAAAGGTCTCGCTATTATGATATGATATGGAACATAAAATACATACCTAGATTTAAATGGATTCATTTGAGTGAAAGATTGGCTTATGAGAAGGCTGCAATGAAACAAAGATTGAGAGCAGAGATATCACAAGCAAAGAGGGAAGCACattacctacaaactaatgttgaAAAGagcaagaaattaaaaaagaaaaaagttgtGCTAAgtaatacatag